From one Natronorubrum sediminis genomic stretch:
- a CDS encoding 3-hydroxyacyl-CoA dehydrogenase, with the protein MVVSINTIETITVIGGGQMGRGIAAVAALTGYETYVNDVDQSQLEHAEERIEWSYEKSVENGSTTEAEIEEALDRLTFTTDLEEAASDTDFVTEAAVEQQAIKEDIFRDLDEITPEEAILSTNTSGLNITRLAEVTDRPSQVVGTHWFNPPMLMDLVEVIMTEHTPEGVGDTAEALIESFDKTPIRCKVDIPSFIVNRLMRPYGEGAAWMVYRGEHTIEEIDSAMKFKERFPMGPFELADFTGGIQLRVEGEQDHLEDDRPMSYDTEVCPILHQLYDKGRYGRKANAGYYEYDERDEPQISVDAGQGFDTLLVWAPIVNEAAKMVQNDVATVDDIDTGARLGGNWPVGPLEKADEVGLDVIVEKLTEVASRHEDTNKLAETLSCDLLVEKAKAGETFY; encoded by the coding sequence ATGGTAGTGTCTATCAACACGATCGAAACGATTACCGTAATCGGTGGCGGGCAGATGGGACGAGGAATCGCCGCAGTCGCCGCACTGACGGGGTACGAAACGTACGTGAACGACGTCGACCAATCTCAACTCGAACATGCCGAGGAACGAATCGAGTGGTCGTACGAGAAGTCGGTCGAGAACGGATCTACAACGGAGGCCGAAATCGAGGAGGCACTGGACCGACTTACGTTCACGACTGACCTCGAGGAAGCGGCTTCCGACACGGACTTCGTGACTGAAGCGGCAGTCGAACAACAGGCGATCAAGGAGGACATTTTCCGAGACCTCGACGAGATCACACCGGAGGAGGCGATCCTCTCGACGAACACGTCGGGTCTCAATATTACCCGTCTCGCCGAAGTGACTGACCGACCCTCGCAAGTCGTCGGAACACACTGGTTCAATCCGCCCATGCTGATGGATCTGGTCGAGGTTATTATGACCGAACACACGCCCGAGGGCGTCGGCGATACCGCCGAGGCGCTTATCGAGTCGTTCGACAAGACGCCGATTCGGTGCAAGGTCGACATTCCCTCGTTTATCGTCAACCGGCTGATGCGGCCCTACGGCGAAGGCGCCGCGTGGATGGTGTATCGCGGCGAGCACACAATCGAGGAAATCGACTCCGCGATGAAGTTCAAAGAACGGTTCCCGATGGGTCCGTTCGAACTCGCCGACTTCACCGGCGGTATCCAACTTCGCGTCGAGGGAGAACAGGACCATCTCGAGGACGATCGACCGATGTCTTACGATACGGAAGTCTGTCCCATCCTCCATCAGTTGTACGATAAGGGCCGATACGGACGCAAGGCGAACGCCGGGTACTACGAGTACGATGAACGCGATGAGCCACAGATTTCGGTCGACGCCGGACAGGGGTTCGATACGCTACTCGTCTGGGCACCGATCGTCAACGAGGCGGCCAAAATGGTCCAGAACGACGTTGCAACCGTCGACGACATCGACACCGGTGCCCGCCTCGGTGGCAATTGGCCGGTCGGGCCCCTCGAGAAAGCCGACGAGGTTGGCCTCGACGTGATCGTCGAGAAGTTGACCGAGGTCGCTAGCCGTCACGAAGACACGAACAAGCTCGCAGAAACGTTGTCGTGTGACTTACTCGTCGAGAAGGCCAAAGCGGGTGAAACCTTCTACTAA
- a CDS encoding acyl-CoA dehydrogenase family protein: MSSLTDEQEMLLETASDLAENEFSEAAYGWEGEIPWENIELLADHGFLGINFDEEYGGAGFSEFEAMLLNEAVGRVCPDTASFLNSLHMVAPRAIDMFGTPAAKEKYLPPLTDGEDFIAICISEPEAGSDVHSMNTTVEERDGELVLNGEKTWVSRFDAASAGVTWVKFPEGLGTVVVDFDDPGVEVSNHYTNMAGHEQTHYYMEDVVIPPENVLTRGEDAFKQQLKALNWERLAVASISNTWALAALEYALEYAQDREQFGQPIAEFQGLEWKLSRLVTQLEASRSLTFRVAEDAVAHGRVPDPLRTGSANLFSGQTAETVISESLQICGANGYQQGHPLEYLYRLQRGWRFAGGTDEIQQNTIARWLKRDGVPSLLN, translated from the coding sequence ATGAGTTCGCTTACCGACGAACAGGAGATGCTTCTCGAAACGGCGTCTGACCTCGCAGAAAACGAATTTTCAGAAGCGGCGTATGGGTGGGAGGGAGAGATTCCGTGGGAAAACATCGAACTTCTCGCCGACCACGGCTTTCTGGGGATCAACTTCGACGAGGAGTACGGCGGTGCGGGATTCTCCGAATTCGAAGCGATGTTGCTCAACGAGGCGGTTGGTCGGGTTTGTCCGGATACGGCTTCGTTCTTGAATTCGCTGCACATGGTGGCGCCCCGGGCTATCGACATGTTCGGTACGCCCGCGGCCAAAGAGAAGTACCTACCGCCGTTAACGGATGGCGAGGACTTCATCGCTATCTGCATCTCCGAACCTGAAGCCGGGTCCGATGTCCATTCGATGAACACAACGGTCGAAGAGCGGGACGGCGAACTAGTACTCAACGGCGAGAAGACGTGGGTGTCACGATTCGACGCCGCATCAGCCGGCGTTACGTGGGTTAAATTCCCGGAGGGCCTCGGTACCGTCGTTGTCGACTTCGACGACCCAGGAGTCGAAGTGAGCAACCACTACACCAACATGGCCGGCCACGAGCAGACCCACTACTACATGGAAGACGTCGTAATCCCACCGGAGAACGTCCTCACGCGTGGCGAGGACGCGTTCAAGCAGCAGCTCAAAGCCCTCAACTGGGAGCGTCTTGCCGTGGCGTCAATCTCGAACACGTGGGCATTGGCGGCACTCGAGTACGCTCTCGAGTACGCACAAGATCGCGAGCAGTTCGGCCAGCCAATCGCCGAATTCCAGGGTCTCGAGTGGAAACTTTCCCGACTGGTCACACAACTCGAGGCGTCTCGCTCGCTCACGTTTCGCGTAGCAGAGGATGCTGTCGCGCACGGCCGCGTCCCCGATCCCTTGCGAACCGGCTCGGCGAATCTCTTTTCCGGACAGACTGCAGAGACCGTGATCAGCGAATCGCTCCAGATCTGTGGCGCGAACGGCTACCAACAGGGCCACCCACTCGAGTACCTCTACCGACTCCAGCGCGGTTGGCGGTTCGCCGGCGGCACCGACGAAATTCAACAGAATACGATCGCTCGCTGGCTCAAGCGCGACGGAGTCCCGTCGTTACTGAACTAA
- a CDS encoding thiolase domain-containing protein, translating into MATQSPVYIAGAYEHPTREAPDKSTMQLHAEVARGALEDAGLEKDSIDAYFTAGMPEYESGLTPLIMADYLGLDVSYADTTDFGGSSYISHVGHAVAAIRNGTCDVALITLAGRPRSRGQATGSGAREIRTTQDSFERIYGATNIGMYGMAAQRHMHEYGTTPEQLAEIRVAASHHAQFNEHAMYQDPVTVDDVVSSRVVADPLHLLDCCVISDGGGALLVVSEDARSRLERECVEVLGHGESIGHHQAGRIDLTRTAAQESGSRAFDEAGLVPADVDYASIYDSFTITVLEAIEDLGFCAKGDGGSFVEGGTLKAPNGELPFNTDGGGLCSNHPANRGGMTKVIEAVRQLRGDANDEVQVDADIALAHGTGGSIGTRHGAATVVLGGEDR; encoded by the coding sequence ATGGCAACACAGTCACCAGTGTATATCGCTGGCGCGTACGAACATCCGACACGGGAAGCGCCAGACAAATCGACGATGCAACTGCACGCAGAGGTTGCACGTGGTGCACTCGAGGACGCCGGTCTCGAAAAGGACTCGATCGACGCGTACTTTACGGCGGGAATGCCGGAGTACGAGAGCGGACTGACGCCGCTCATCATGGCCGATTATCTCGGCCTCGACGTTTCCTACGCCGATACAACGGACTTCGGCGGTTCTTCATATATCAGCCACGTCGGCCACGCGGTTGCTGCGATTCGAAACGGCACCTGTGACGTCGCACTCATCACGCTCGCAGGGAGACCACGCTCACGAGGGCAGGCAACCGGGTCCGGTGCTCGAGAGATTCGGACGACGCAGGACAGCTTCGAACGGATTTACGGCGCGACGAACATCGGCATGTACGGCATGGCCGCACAGCGACACATGCACGAGTACGGGACGACGCCCGAACAACTCGCCGAAATCCGCGTCGCCGCATCTCACCACGCACAATTCAACGAGCACGCCATGTATCAGGATCCGGTGACGGTCGACGATGTCGTTTCCTCGCGCGTCGTCGCCGACCCGTTACACCTCCTCGATTGCTGCGTCATTTCCGACGGCGGGGGTGCACTGCTCGTCGTCTCCGAGGACGCCCGATCCCGTCTCGAGCGCGAGTGCGTCGAAGTACTCGGACACGGCGAGTCAATCGGCCACCACCAAGCCGGTCGAATCGACCTCACACGCACCGCCGCCCAGGAATCGGGTAGTCGGGCGTTCGACGAAGCGGGGCTGGTCCCGGCGGACGTCGACTACGCCTCGATTTACGATTCGTTTACGATCACCGTTCTCGAGGCGATCGAGGATCTCGGGTTCTGCGCAAAAGGCGACGGCGGTTCGTTCGTCGAAGGTGGGACGCTCAAGGCCCCGAACGGCGAGTTGCCGTTCAATACGGACGGCGGTGGCCTGTGTTCGAACCATCCGGCAAATCGCGGCGGGATGACGAAAGTTATCGAAGCGGTACGACAGCTTCGCGGCGACGCCAACGACGAGGTGCAAGTCGACGCCGATATCGCACTCGCTCACGGCACCGGCGGAAGTATCGGGACTCGCCACGGCGCCGCAACGGTCGTGCTCGGAGGCGAAGACCGATGA